Proteins found in one Micromonospora sp. WMMD1082 genomic segment:
- a CDS encoding nicotinate-nucleotide--dimethylbenzimidazole phosphoribosyltransferase gives MLETTIAAIGPLDEPAMTAARQLQARLTKPAGSLGALEELSVRLAGLAGTCPPPLPTPAAVAIFAGDHGVHAQRVSPWPQEVTAQMVGNFLAGGAVVNAFARQAGASVTVVDVGVASPLAVPEPNDPAASSGTDAGAAGGPGSVGGPADTEVPRLVTATVRRGTRDMTVTAALTREEARAAVEVGIRIAGELVDAGAAILLTGDMGIANTTPAAALIAAFTGVDAAEATGRGTGVDDPTYQHKIEVVRAALRRHTPDPADPLGVLAAVGGLEHAALAGLVLGAAARRVPVLLDGVIAVSAALAAVAFAPAAVGAVVAGHRSAEPGATVALRRLGLTPLIDLGLRLGEGTGALLALPIVTGAVRVLHEVATFDSAGVAEK, from the coding sequence ATGCTGGAGACCACCATCGCGGCGATCGGTCCACTCGACGAGCCGGCGATGACCGCGGCGCGGCAGTTGCAGGCCCGGTTGACCAAGCCGGCCGGCTCGCTCGGGGCCCTGGAGGAGCTGTCCGTACGCCTCGCCGGCCTGGCCGGCACCTGCCCGCCGCCGCTGCCCACCCCGGCCGCCGTGGCGATCTTCGCGGGCGACCATGGCGTGCACGCCCAGCGGGTCAGCCCCTGGCCGCAGGAGGTGACCGCGCAGATGGTCGGCAACTTCCTGGCCGGCGGCGCGGTGGTCAACGCCTTCGCCCGGCAGGCCGGCGCGTCCGTGACCGTGGTCGACGTCGGGGTGGCCAGCCCGCTCGCCGTCCCCGAGCCAAACGACCCGGCCGCGTCGTCCGGTACCGACGCTGGCGCGGCTGGCGGGCCCGGCAGCGTGGGCGGGCCGGCCGACACCGAGGTGCCCCGGCTGGTCACCGCGACCGTCCGGCGGGGCACCCGGGACATGACCGTCACCGCCGCGCTGACCCGCGAGGAAGCGCGAGCGGCGGTCGAGGTCGGCATCCGGATCGCCGGGGAACTGGTCGACGCCGGAGCGGCGATCCTGCTCACCGGCGACATGGGGATCGCCAACACCACCCCGGCCGCCGCGTTGATCGCGGCGTTCACGGGGGTCGACGCCGCCGAGGCGACCGGCCGGGGCACCGGCGTCGACGACCCGACCTACCAGCACAAGATCGAGGTGGTACGCGCCGCGTTGCGCCGCCACACCCCTGATCCGGCGGATCCGCTGGGCGTGCTGGCCGCCGTCGGCGGGTTGGAGCACGCCGCGCTGGCCGGGCTCGTGCTCGGTGCCGCCGCGCGCCGCGTACCGGTGCTGCTGGACGGGGTGATCGCGGTCTCCGCCGCGCTCGCCGCAGTGGCCTTCGCCCCGGCCGCGGTCGGTGCCGTGGTCGCCGGTCACCGCTCCGCCGAGCCCGGCGCCACGGTCGCGCTGCGCCGGCTCGGCCTCACCCCGCTGATCGACCTCGGCCTGCGGCTCGGCGAGGGCACCGGCGCGCTGCTGGCCCTGCCCATCGTCACCGGCGCGGTCCGGGTGCTGCACGAGGTGGCCACCTTCGACTCCGCCGGGGTGGCCGAGAAGTGA
- the cobC gene encoding Rv2231c family pyridoxal phosphate-dependent protein CobC: MHGQLTGTLRASPAEPDLAHHGDAEVGEGLVDLAVNVRRAPMPPWLAGPVTASLSDLAAYPDPRPARAAVAARHGRPQAEVLLTAGAAEGFVLLAQALRGVRRPVVVHPQFTEPEAALRAAGHTVQRVLLDAADGFRLHPDRIPADADLVMIGNPTNPTSVLHPAAALAALARPGRVLVVDEAFADTTATPGAPGEPESLATRRDLPGLLVVRSLTKTWGLAGLRIGYLLGEAALLARLAAVQPLWAVSTPALAAASACAGPEAVRAERAIAAQLAADRDHLVTRLSALPGVRVAGDPASAFVLVRISGADRIRMALRDSGWAVRRGDTFPGLGADWLRIAVRDRATTDAFAEVLAEIMEA; the protein is encoded by the coding sequence ATGCATGGCCAGCTGACCGGAACCCTCCGCGCGTCGCCGGCCGAGCCGGATCTCGCCCATCACGGTGACGCGGAGGTCGGCGAGGGCCTGGTCGACCTCGCCGTCAACGTGCGGCGGGCCCCGATGCCGCCCTGGCTCGCCGGGCCGGTCACGGCCTCGCTGAGCGACCTCGCGGCCTACCCGGACCCGCGCCCGGCCCGCGCCGCCGTCGCCGCCCGGCACGGCCGGCCGCAGGCCGAGGTGCTGCTCACCGCCGGCGCCGCCGAGGGCTTCGTGCTGCTCGCCCAGGCGCTGCGCGGGGTCCGCCGACCGGTGGTGGTGCATCCGCAGTTCACCGAGCCGGAGGCCGCGCTGCGGGCCGCCGGACACACCGTGCAGCGGGTACTGCTCGACGCGGCGGACGGCTTCCGGCTCCATCCCGACCGGATCCCCGCCGACGCCGACCTGGTCATGATCGGTAACCCGACGAACCCCACCTCCGTGCTGCACCCGGCCGCGGCCCTCGCCGCCCTGGCCCGTCCCGGTCGGGTGCTGGTGGTCGACGAGGCGTTCGCCGACACCACCGCCACGCCCGGCGCGCCCGGCGAGCCCGAATCGCTGGCCACCCGCCGGGACCTGCCCGGGCTGCTGGTCGTGCGCAGCCTCACCAAGACCTGGGGACTGGCCGGGCTGCGGATCGGCTACCTGCTCGGCGAGGCCGCGCTGCTGGCGCGGCTCGCCGCCGTACAGCCGCTCTGGGCGGTCTCCACGCCGGCGCTGGCTGCCGCGTCCGCCTGCGCCGGCCCCGAGGCGGTCCGGGCCGAGCGCGCCATCGCCGCCCAGCTCGCGGCCGACCGCGACCACCTGGTCACCCGACTCTCGGCCCTGCCGGGCGTACGCGTGGCAGGCGACCCGGCCAGCGCCTTCGTGCTGGTACGGATCTCCGGCGCCGACCGGATCCGGATGGCGTTGCGGGACAGCGGCTGGGCGGTGCGCCGGGGCGACACGTTCCCGGGTCTCGGTGCCGACTGGCTGCGGATCGCCGTGCGGGACCGGGCGACCACCGACGCGTTCGCCGAGGTGCTGGCAGAGATCATGGAGGCATGA
- a CDS encoding ATP-dependent DNA ligase, whose translation MRFLDLAATSAAVGAISGRRAKVELLADALRRLDPTEVAAGSGWLAGELRQRQTGVGWAGLRELPPPAAEPTLTVAAVDAAIDEIAAVGGPGSQARRRALVRALYAAATADEQRLLTGLFLGELRHGAQAGLLADAIARAAGVPVAAVRRALLLAGDLRAVAVAALGGGAPALAGFGLRVGRPLAPMLAQSASSVDEALAATGTPAVVDVKLDGIRIQVHRSGADIAVFSRSLDEITSRVPEVVAAVRALPARELVLDGEAIGLDATGRPLPFQQTSSAAARRAGAASGAPVAPAVRAAAERAGETVLTPYFFDLLHLDGVDLIDLPGRERWAALRGTADASLLVGRMEVDGPERAGEAFAAALAAGQEGVVVKAPDAPYDAGRRGAAWVKVKPRHTLDLVVLAVEWGSGRRTGWLSNLHLGARDPDTGGFVMLGKTFKGLTDELLRWQTERFLDLAVERGDWVVRVRPEQVVEIAFDGVQTSTRYPGGVALRFARVLRYRDDKTAAEADTITAVRALQLPPHQSPG comes from the coding sequence GTGCGGTTCCTGGACCTGGCTGCCACCTCCGCGGCCGTCGGTGCCATCAGCGGCCGGCGGGCCAAGGTGGAGTTGCTCGCCGACGCCCTACGGCGGCTCGACCCGACCGAGGTCGCGGCGGGCTCCGGCTGGCTCGCCGGTGAGCTGCGCCAGCGGCAGACCGGCGTCGGCTGGGCCGGCCTGCGGGAGCTTCCGCCGCCGGCCGCCGAGCCGACCCTGACCGTGGCGGCGGTCGATGCCGCCATCGACGAGATCGCGGCGGTGGGCGGGCCGGGCTCGCAGGCCCGCCGCCGCGCGCTGGTGCGGGCGCTCTACGCCGCCGCGACCGCCGATGAGCAGCGCCTGTTGACCGGGCTGTTCCTCGGCGAGCTGCGTCACGGCGCGCAGGCAGGTCTGCTCGCCGACGCGATCGCCCGGGCCGCCGGGGTGCCGGTCGCCGCGGTGCGCCGGGCGCTGCTGCTCGCCGGCGACCTGCGGGCGGTGGCGGTGGCCGCGCTCGGTGGCGGGGCCCCGGCGCTGGCCGGGTTCGGGCTGCGGGTCGGGCGGCCCCTCGCACCGATGCTGGCCCAGAGCGCGTCGTCGGTCGACGAGGCGCTCGCCGCCACGGGCACGCCCGCCGTGGTCGACGTCAAGCTCGACGGCATCCGCATCCAGGTGCACCGCAGCGGTGCCGACATCGCCGTCTTCTCCCGCAGCCTCGACGAGATCACCAGCCGGGTTCCCGAGGTGGTGGCCGCCGTGCGCGCACTGCCCGCGCGGGAGCTCGTCCTCGACGGCGAGGCGATCGGGCTGGATGCCACCGGCCGGCCGTTGCCGTTCCAGCAGACGTCGAGTGCCGCCGCCCGCCGGGCCGGTGCCGCCTCGGGGGCGCCGGTCGCCCCGGCGGTGCGGGCCGCCGCCGAGCGGGCCGGCGAGACCGTGCTCACGCCGTACTTCTTCGATCTGCTGCACCTCGACGGGGTGGATCTGATCGACCTGCCCGGCCGCGAGCGGTGGGCGGCGCTGCGCGGCACGGCCGACGCGTCGCTGCTGGTGGGCCGGATGGAGGTGGACGGCCCGGAACGGGCCGGCGAGGCGTTCGCCGCCGCGCTGGCCGCCGGGCAGGAGGGCGTGGTGGTCAAGGCGCCCGATGCGCCCTACGACGCCGGCCGGCGCGGCGCGGCCTGGGTCAAGGTGAAGCCCCGGCACACCCTCGACCTGGTCGTGCTCGCCGTGGAGTGGGGCAGCGGCCGGCGTACCGGTTGGCTGTCGAACCTGCACCTCGGGGCGCGCGACCCGGACACGGGCGGGTTCGTGATGCTCGGCAAGACCTTCAAGGGGCTCACCGACGAGCTGCTGCGCTGGCAGACCGAGCGCTTCCTCGACCTTGCCGTGGAGCGTGGGGACTGGGTCGTCCGGGTCCGGCCCGAGCAGGTGGTGGAGATCGCCTTCGACGGCGTGCAGACCAGCACACGCTATCCCGGCGGCGTAGCCCTGCGATTCGCCCGCGTGCTCCGCTACCGCGACGACAAGACCGCCGCCGAGGCCGACACCATCACCGCCGTACGCGCCCTCCAGCTCCCACCCCACCAGAGCCCGGGTTGA
- a CDS encoding cobyrinate a,c-diamide synthase, whose product MTVVPRLVLSAPSSGHGKNALAIGLLAALADRGLGVAGFKIGPDQVDAAYLGLAAGRPGRTLDPRLVGTERLAPLLLHGAAGTELAVVQGSMGLYDSLTGRSETESTAAIATALRSPVVLVVDVAAMGQSVAALVHGFRAYDEQLWIGGVILNRVASARHEALLREALDDIGIPVYGALRRQDLPSVLPSRRHGVVPVLDGAGEAARAVRRLGEAVTATVDLERLLGLARSAPELGVQPWSPVVTDDGAPAGAARPIVAVAGGPGGTFSHAETVELLRAAGAEVVTLDPLADEVLPVGTRALVVGGALPESYAEQLSANRRLCIAVAELARTGRPVVAEGAGLLWLARELDGLPMCGVIDAIGSLRDGLVVGYREATAQSDSVVAARGEVVTGHKEHRAVLNPRGGQRPAWSWPGGAPEGFIWRGVHASQLVPHWAAYPRIATRLVAAASAEPATVPAGPGGGAPAGPAGVDPAGPAGVAASGPAGGPSA is encoded by the coding sequence ATGACCGTCGTGCCGCGTCTGGTGCTCAGTGCTCCCTCCTCCGGGCACGGCAAGAACGCGTTGGCGATCGGTCTGCTCGCCGCGCTCGCCGACCGGGGTCTCGGGGTTGCCGGATTCAAGATCGGGCCGGACCAGGTGGACGCGGCGTACCTCGGCCTCGCCGCCGGCCGGCCCGGACGCACCCTGGACCCGCGGCTGGTGGGCACCGAGCGGCTCGCCCCGCTGCTGCTGCACGGCGCGGCCGGCACGGAACTCGCGGTCGTGCAGGGCAGCATGGGCCTCTACGACAGCCTCACCGGCCGCAGCGAGACCGAGTCGACCGCCGCCATCGCCACCGCGCTGCGCAGCCCGGTCGTGCTGGTGGTCGACGTCGCCGCGATGGGTCAGTCGGTGGCCGCCCTCGTGCACGGCTTCCGGGCGTACGACGAACAGCTCTGGATCGGTGGGGTGATCCTCAACCGGGTCGCCTCCGCCCGGCACGAGGCGCTGCTGCGCGAGGCGCTGGACGACATCGGCATACCGGTCTATGGCGCGCTGCGCCGCCAGGACCTGCCCTCGGTGCTGCCGTCCCGCCGGCACGGTGTGGTGCCGGTGCTCGACGGCGCCGGCGAGGCCGCCCGGGCGGTTCGCCGGCTGGGCGAAGCGGTGACCGCGACCGTGGACCTGGAGCGGCTGCTGGGGCTGGCCCGCTCCGCTCCGGAGCTGGGGGTCCAGCCGTGGTCGCCGGTGGTCACCGACGACGGCGCCCCCGCCGGCGCGGCGCGTCCGATCGTCGCGGTGGCCGGTGGGCCGGGTGGCACCTTCAGCCACGCCGAGACGGTGGAACTGCTGCGGGCCGCCGGGGCGGAGGTGGTGACGCTGGACCCGCTCGCCGACGAGGTGCTGCCGGTCGGCACCCGGGCGTTGGTCGTGGGCGGGGCACTGCCCGAGTCGTACGCGGAACAGCTCTCCGCCAACCGGCGGCTTTGCATCGCGGTCGCCGAACTGGCCCGGACCGGTAGGCCGGTGGTCGCGGAGGGCGCCGGCCTGCTCTGGCTGGCCCGGGAACTCGACGGGCTGCCGATGTGCGGCGTGATCGACGCGATCGGCAGCCTCCGGGACGGGTTGGTGGTCGGCTACCGGGAGGCGACGGCGCAGAGCGACAGCGTGGTCGCCGCCCGGGGCGAGGTGGTGACCGGGCACAAGGAGCACCGCGCGGTACTCAACCCCCGGGGCGGGCAGCGGCCGGCGTGGAGCTGGCCGGGTGGGGCGCCGGAGGGGTTCATCTGGCGCGGCGTGCACGCCTCCCAACTCGTTCCGCACTGGGCCGCGTACCCGAGAATCGCGACGCGGCTGGTGGCCGCCGCTTCGGCCGAGCCGGCCACGGTCCCGGCCGGGCCCGGCGGCGGTGCCCCGGCCGGGCCGGCGGGTGTCGATCCGGCCGGCCCGGCCGGTGTCGCGGCGTCCGGGCCGGCCGGTGGGCCGTCGGCCTGA
- a CDS encoding SURF1 family protein yields the protein MYRFLLTPRWLGLLALALVAATVMVLLGNWQLDRYHGRTAVNERIDAGLRMAAVPLRDTLPAPTGGPGTAGPPPAQERTFTRVTVTGRYDTDNIVLVRGRTVESRVGFEVVTPLVLADGTAVLVNRGWIPPAPGGAMAQPQVPPSPAGEVTVEGRVHASESGNARVARRDGRLESRRVSVPQLAGELPYPIHGAYVLLDEQTPAADPVFKAVPVGHANNWQNLGYVVQWWIFAAMTLVGYGWIARREARQSSGTPDPLPRDLAADPSPSPQESR from the coding sequence GTGTACCGGTTCCTGCTGACGCCACGCTGGCTGGGCCTTCTCGCGTTGGCTCTGGTCGCCGCCACGGTGATGGTGCTGCTCGGCAACTGGCAACTGGACCGCTACCACGGTCGGACCGCGGTCAACGAGCGGATCGACGCCGGGCTGCGGATGGCCGCGGTGCCGCTGCGTGACACGCTCCCCGCCCCGACCGGCGGCCCCGGCACGGCCGGCCCGCCACCGGCGCAGGAGCGGACCTTCACCCGGGTCACCGTCACCGGCCGGTACGACACCGACAACATCGTGCTGGTCCGGGGCCGTACGGTCGAGAGCAGGGTCGGTTTCGAGGTGGTCACCCCGCTGGTGCTGGCCGACGGCACGGCCGTCCTGGTGAACCGGGGTTGGATCCCGCCGGCACCGGGCGGGGCGATGGCGCAGCCGCAGGTGCCGCCCTCGCCCGCGGGCGAGGTGACCGTCGAGGGTCGGGTGCACGCGAGCGAGAGCGGCAACGCCCGGGTGGCCAGGCGCGACGGCCGGCTGGAGAGCCGCCGGGTCTCCGTGCCCCAGCTCGCCGGGGAGCTGCCGTACCCGATTCACGGCGCGTACGTGCTGCTCGACGAGCAGACCCCGGCCGCCGATCCGGTGTTCAAGGCGGTGCCGGTGGGTCACGCCAACAACTGGCAGAACCTCGGCTACGTCGTGCAGTGGTGGATCTTCGCGGCAATGACCCTGGTCGGCTACGGCTGGATCGCCCGCCGCGAGGCCCGCCAGTCGTCCGGCACCCCCGACCCCCTCCCCCGCGACCTCGCCGCCGACCCCTCCCCCTCCCCCCAAGAGTCGCGTTGA
- the cobA gene encoding uroporphyrinogen-III C-methyltransferase has product MSVNPYPLGLRLAGLRVVVVGGGAVATRRVPALLDAGADVLLVAPELTPALRAHADAARLHWVPRRFVADDLDGAWLVHVAVDDPTAAAEVSAAAVARRIFCVRADDRHAATAWTPAVTRYGPVTVAVHGGGDPRRAMTVRDALRTLLRARAAPLLADPVDLPTGGPGRVALVGAGPGDPELITVKGWRLLTEADVVVADRLVPGLLLDELRTGVELVDASKIPYGPSRAQEEINRILVDRALGGAFVVRLKGGDPYVFGRGGEELLACAAAGVPVTVVPGVTSSIAAPGAAGIPVTHRSVAHEFTVVSGHVAPDSPESLVRWDALAGLRGTLVILMGLKNLPVITATLLDHGRPADTPAAVVQEATTGGQRIVRSTLGAVAADTTAAGLRPPAVVVVGDVVTALDLAGYRG; this is encoded by the coding sequence GTGAGTGTCAATCCGTACCCCCTCGGGCTCCGGCTGGCCGGCCTGCGGGTGGTCGTGGTCGGTGGGGGAGCCGTCGCCACCCGGCGGGTGCCGGCGCTGCTCGACGCGGGCGCGGACGTGCTGCTGGTGGCGCCGGAACTCACCCCGGCCCTGCGCGCCCACGCGGACGCCGCGCGGCTGCACTGGGTACCGCGTCGCTTCGTCGCCGACGACCTGGACGGCGCCTGGCTGGTGCACGTCGCCGTCGACGACCCGACCGCCGCGGCCGAGGTCAGCGCCGCCGCCGTCGCGCGTCGGATCTTCTGCGTACGCGCCGACGACCGGCACGCGGCGACGGCCTGGACACCGGCGGTGACCCGGTACGGCCCGGTGACCGTGGCGGTGCACGGTGGCGGCGATCCCCGACGCGCGATGACCGTCCGGGATGCCCTGCGCACCCTGCTGCGGGCGAGGGCGGCCCCCCTGCTGGCGGATCCCGTCGACCTCCCGACCGGCGGGCCGGGCCGGGTCGCCCTGGTCGGCGCCGGTCCCGGAGACCCGGAGCTGATCACCGTCAAGGGCTGGCGGCTGCTCACCGAGGCCGACGTGGTGGTGGCCGACCGGCTGGTCCCCGGCCTGCTCCTCGACGAGCTGCGTACCGGGGTGGAATTGGTGGACGCCTCCAAGATCCCGTACGGCCCGTCCCGGGCCCAGGAGGAGATCAACCGGATCCTGGTCGACCGGGCACTGGGCGGCGCCTTCGTGGTACGGCTCAAGGGCGGCGACCCGTACGTCTTCGGGCGCGGCGGCGAGGAACTCCTGGCCTGTGCGGCGGCCGGGGTGCCGGTCACCGTGGTACCGGGCGTGACCAGCTCGATCGCCGCTCCCGGGGCGGCGGGCATCCCGGTCACCCACCGGTCGGTGGCGCACGAGTTCACCGTGGTGTCCGGCCATGTCGCGCCGGACTCACCGGAGTCGCTGGTGCGCTGGGACGCGCTGGCCGGGCTGCGCGGCACGCTGGTCATCCTGATGGGCCTGAAGAACCTCCCCGTGATCACGGCCACGCTGCTCGACCACGGCCGCCCGGCGGACACCCCGGCGGCCGTGGTCCAGGAGGCCACCACCGGCGGGCAACGGATCGTCCGCTCGACGCTCGGCGCGGTGGCCGCCGACACGACCGCCGCCGGGCTGCGCCCACCGGCCGTCGTGGTGGTGGGCGATGTCGTCACCGCCCTCGATCTGGCCGGTTACCGGGGTTGA
- a CDS encoding transglycosylase domain-containing protein, protein MSNRPLAAAGRLVPLLRAGLIAGIVVAAAAYPAVALTGLGAKATAHAVESKTRLLATALPAETSYLYAPDGKTVLTMFYEEYRQYTKLSDISPNMQQAIVAAEDNRFYQHHGVDPKGVARAFVANARSSGVSQGASTLTMQYVRMALRDSATTPREVQDATAQTPMRKVKEMRMAVDLEKELSKEEVMERYLNSAYFGHRAYGIYAASEIFFSKTPKDLTAVEAATLAGLVKSPSQYDPASSDQKDATARRNYVLDRMAQLGYLSPDSAEAAKGEPIRLRLTYPPNDCASVPEEWNSWGFLCDYLKNWWSAQPAFGENRLQRMDKLRRGGYRIVLSMDPKIQAVAEENVGTKGNTGSPFANGIVVSEPGTGRVKAMAVNRTYSLNLDENPLSSNPEAGPTVKANYPNTVAPLMGGGDLPGYQAGSTFKMFPMLAALDAGLTLNTTFNAPHTYRSEIYDGWQPSNASGAMSGMQTMWSGFGKSVNTYFVWLEEQVGAERAVRLAEQLGLRWRTDVDREHAAPSRANKWGAFTLGVSDATPLEMANAYAAVAADGRYCEAIPVNAIYTRDGTPATFTTVGGIEREVAKPRCRQVVSADAARAATDAARCPTGDTPATGGCGGWSTADSVRGTVGRPVAGKTGTTDSTRSAWFVGYTPELAAASFISDPDNPFNAVGDGQSEIPIAAVSNTLRDALKGKPVRDFVPPSDRIVG, encoded by the coding sequence GTGAGTAACCGACCCCTTGCTGCCGCTGGTCGTCTCGTTCCTCTCCTCCGTGCCGGCCTGATCGCCGGCATCGTCGTCGCCGCCGCCGCGTACCCCGCCGTCGCGCTGACCGGCCTCGGCGCCAAGGCCACCGCGCACGCCGTGGAGAGCAAGACCCGCCTGCTGGCCACCGCCCTGCCCGCCGAAACCTCCTACCTGTACGCGCCCGACGGCAAGACCGTGCTGACCATGTTCTACGAGGAGTACCGGCAGTACACCAAGCTGTCCGACATCTCGCCGAACATGCAGCAGGCCATCGTGGCCGCCGAGGACAACCGCTTCTACCAGCACCACGGCGTCGACCCGAAGGGCGTCGCCCGCGCCTTCGTGGCCAACGCCCGCTCCAGCGGCGTCTCCCAGGGCGCCTCCACGCTGACCATGCAGTACGTCCGGATGGCGCTGCGGGACAGCGCCACCACGCCGAGGGAGGTGCAGGACGCCACCGCGCAGACGCCGATGCGCAAGGTCAAGGAGATGCGCATGGCGGTCGACCTGGAGAAGGAGCTGAGCAAGGAGGAGGTGATGGAGCGCTACCTCAACTCGGCGTACTTCGGGCACCGGGCGTACGGCATCTACGCCGCCAGCGAGATCTTCTTCTCCAAGACCCCGAAGGACCTCACCGCCGTCGAGGCGGCCACCCTCGCCGGTCTGGTGAAGTCCCCCTCCCAGTACGACCCGGCCAGCTCCGACCAGAAGGACGCCACCGCCCGACGCAACTACGTGCTGGACCGGATGGCGCAGCTCGGCTACCTGTCGCCCGACTCGGCCGAGGCGGCAAAGGGCGAGCCGATCCGGTTGCGCCTGACCTACCCGCCCAACGACTGTGCCTCGGTGCCCGAGGAGTGGAACAGCTGGGGCTTCCTCTGCGACTACCTGAAGAACTGGTGGAGCGCCCAGCCGGCGTTCGGCGAGAACCGGTTGCAGCGGATGGACAAGCTGCGCCGGGGCGGTTACCGGATCGTGCTCAGCATGGATCCGAAGATCCAGGCAGTGGCGGAGGAGAACGTCGGCACCAAGGGCAACACCGGCAGCCCGTTCGCCAACGGCATCGTGGTCTCCGAGCCGGGCACCGGGCGGGTCAAGGCGATGGCGGTGAACCGCACCTACTCGCTCAACCTGGACGAGAACCCGCTCAGCTCCAACCCGGAGGCCGGGCCCACGGTGAAGGCCAACTACCCGAACACGGTGGCCCCGCTGATGGGCGGTGGCGACCTGCCGGGCTACCAGGCCGGTTCGACGTTCAAGATGTTCCCCATGCTGGCCGCGCTGGACGCCGGCCTGACACTCAACACCACCTTCAACGCGCCGCACACCTACCGCTCCGAGATCTACGACGGCTGGCAGCCTTCCAACGCCAGCGGCGCGATGAGCGGCATGCAGACCATGTGGTCCGGCTTCGGCAAGTCGGTGAACACCTACTTCGTGTGGTTGGAGGAGCAGGTCGGCGCGGAACGGGCGGTCCGGCTGGCCGAGCAACTGGGGCTGCGCTGGCGTACCGACGTGGACCGGGAGCATGCCGCGCCGTCGCGAGCGAACAAGTGGGGCGCGTTCACCCTCGGCGTCTCCGACGCCACCCCACTGGAGATGGCCAACGCCTACGCCGCGGTCGCCGCCGACGGGCGCTACTGCGAGGCGATCCCGGTGAACGCCATCTACACCCGCGACGGCACTCCCGCCACCTTCACCACGGTCGGTGGCATCGAGCGGGAGGTCGCCAAGCCGCGCTGCCGCCAGGTGGTCAGCGCCGACGCGGCCCGGGCCGCGACCGACGCCGCCCGGTGCCCCACCGGCGACACCCCGGCCACGGGCGGCTGCGGCGGCTGGTCGACGGCGGACAGCGTGCGCGGCACGGTGGGTCGGCCGGTGGCCGGCAAGACCGGTACCACGGACAGCACCCGGTCGGCCTGGTTCGTCGGCTACACCCCGGAGTTGGCGGCGGCCAGCTTCATCTCCGACCCTGACAACCCCTTCAACGCGGTCGGTGACGGCCAGTCGGAGATCCCCATCGCGGCGGTGTCGAACACGCTGCGCGACGCGCTGAAGGGCAAACCCGTCCGGGACTTCGTCCCGCCGTCGGATCGGATAGTCGGTTGA